A portion of the Magnolia sinica isolate HGM2019 chromosome 17, MsV1, whole genome shotgun sequence genome contains these proteins:
- the LOC131231714 gene encoding splicing factor U2af large subunit B-like isoform X4, whose translation MSGYEGRYEGYNNWSSATQAKGGGGEDYGGGSSPYDAFEDRDSQRQHNSRGSEHERPRTRERDREREKDRDRHHKDHYREKGVRDERGRDKSDDYDRHRSRDYDRHRDYDRDRERRHRHRSRSRSKDKSSRNRSRSRSRSRSKSKRASGFDMAPPGAAAMPGTAIAGQMPGAPPAVPGMFPSMFPFGTPQFGTLPLMPAQAMTQQATRHARRVYVGGLPPMANEQTIATFFSRVMSAIGGNSAGPGDAVVNVYINHEKKFAFVEMRTVEEASNAMALDGIMFEGVSVRVRRPTDYNPSLAAALGPSQPSPHLNLGAVGLTPGLDIVDSSIGGAEGPDRIFVGGLPYYFTEAQIRELLESFGPLRGFDLVKDRDTGNSKGYGFCVYQDPAVTDIACAALNGLKMGDKTLTVRRATASSGQAKPDQEIILAQAQQHIAFQKMVLQAGGTPLPGVGLVSGLVAENPTKVVCLTEVALACGTGTGTQYATSICGMPGVGSCASFLYIHCVCNIVYL comes from the exons ATGTCTGGCTACGAAGGTAGATACGAGGGCTACAACAATTGGAGCTCGGCCACTCAGGCCAAAGGTGGAGGAGGCGAAGACTACGGCGGAGGTTCTTCTCCCTACGACGCTTTCGAAGATCGAGATTCGCAGCGGCAG CACAATTCTCGGGGATCAGAACATGAAAGGCCAAGGACTAGAGAAAGGgatcgggagagggagaaagATCGGGATCGCCATCACAAGGACCATTATAGGGAAAAAGGTGTGAGGGATGAAAGAGGAAGGGACAAATCTGATGATTATGATCGTCATCGAAGCCGTGATTATGACAG GCACCGTGATTATGATCGAGACAGAGAAAGGAGACATAGACATAGATCACGTTCTCGTTCAAAGGATAAATCTAGTAGGAATCGATCCAGATCACGCTCTCGCTCTCGTTCAAAAAG TAAACGGGCAAGCGGTTTTGACATGGCACCGCCTGGTGCTGCTGCAATGCCTGGTACTGCCATTGCAG GGCAAATGCCAGGGGCTCCTCCGGCCGTGCCGGGAATGTTCCCAAGCATGTTTCCTTTCGGGACGCCTCAG TTTGGGACCCTTCCATTGATGCCAGCACAAGCAATGACTCAACAG GCAACAAGGCATGCACGCCGTGTATATGTTGGAGGCCTTCCTCCTATGGCAAATGAGCAG ACAATTGCAACGTTTTTTAGCCGTGTTATGTCTGCTATTGGAGGAAACAGTGCTGGTCCTG GTGATGCTGTGGTTAATGTGTACATTAATCACGAGAAGAAGTTTGCTTTTGTGGAAATGAGAACTGTTGAAGAAGCGAGCAATGCAATGGCATTAGACGGGATAATGTTTGAG GGAGTTTCTGTGAGGGTTCGGAGACCTACTGATTACAACCCTTCATTGGCTGCGGCACTCGGACCAAGCCAACCCAGCCCCCATCTGAATTTAGGTGCTGTTGGTCTCACACCAGG GTTGGACATTGTTGACAGTTCAATTGGTGGAGCAGAGGGACCTGATCGTATCTTTGTAGGTGGATTGCCGTACTATTTTACAGAAGCACAGATACGGGAGCTGCTAGAGTCCTTTGG GCCTCTGCGTGGATTCGACCTTGTCAAGGACAGGGACACAGGAAACTCAAAAGGTTATGGTTTCTGTGTCTATCAG GATCCAGCTGTGACAGACATTGCTTGTGCGGCACTTAATGGTCTGAAAATGGGTGATAAGACTCTAACTGTTCGCCGTGCTACTGCCAG CAGTGGACAGGCAAAACCTGATcaggagatcattttagcacaggCACAACAACATATAGCTTTCCAG AAAATGGTCTTGCAGGCTGGTGGCACACCTTTGCCTGGTGTTGGGTTGGTATCTGGTCTGGTTGCTGAAAACCCAACTAAGGTTGTCTGCTTGACTGAG
- the LOC131230632 gene encoding uncharacterized protein At1g01500-like produces SLDGNNPSCLDRHGIRLQSLDGSRIPTAETASLTLRCDRIDKESSEVTYVSTDNIRVIGAVDFEVFEKEDLILCGSLERMEPSWKNGGVGFNQHHHQALDNDLKTGWSMDCYSAASLTTGSSAFCQPKLGISSPSIEVYVAGCCSGFPLILTKTIHLSPRRKPLRQTTLDFIPKDEETGREYRSINRFLRNLERERERRDDKALCRIQQKKSYPATESSWIAGESHRPSIACQSKHLSNRTQLRFLCTPT; encoded by the coding sequence TCCCTGGATGGCAACAACCCATCCTGTTTGGACAGGCATGGGATTAGGCTTCAATCCCTGGACGGCTCCCGTATCCCCACCGCCGAGACCGCGTCCCTCACCCTCCGCTGCGATCGCATCGACAAGGAGTCCTCAGAGGTCACCTATGTCAGCACCGACAACATCCGTGTAATTGGGGCCGTCGATTTCGAGGTGTTCGAGAAGGAGGATCTGATCCTCTGCGGGTCGCTCGAGAGGATGGAGCCGTCGTGGAAGAACGGCGGTGTCGGGTTTAATCAGCACCATCATCAGGCCCTGGACAATGATTTAAAGACCGGGTGGAGTATGGATTGCTACTCCGCAGCGTCGCTCACAACAGGATCCTCCGCATTCTGCCAGCCTAAGCTCGGGATTTCCTCGCCCTCCATTGAGGTGTATGTCGCTGGTTGCTGCTCTGGATTCCCCCTGATTCTGACGAAGACGATTCATCTGAGTCCAAGGCGGAAGCCTCTGAGGCAAACGACTCTCGACTTTATACCGAAGGATGAAGAAACGGGAAGAGAGTATAGGAGCATTAATCGCTTTCTTCGCaatctggagagagagagagagagacgagatgaCAAAGCACTGTGCCGAATCCAGCAGAAGAAATCTTATCCGGCTACCGAATCCAGCTGGATCGCTGGTGAATCCCATCGGCCTTCAATCGCTTGCCAGTCGAAACACCTCAGCAACCGTACTCAGCTTCGTTTTCTGTGCACTCCAACCTAA